One Phaseolus vulgaris cultivar G19833 chromosome 11, P. vulgaris v2.0, whole genome shotgun sequence genomic window carries:
- the LOC137826315 gene encoding putative disease resistance RPP13-like protein 1 yields MPVIETLGGALFGAVLQVLFYKLDSHQILDYFCERNIDEKLLKKLKRKLMDINAVIDDAEQKQFTNSLVKEWLDEVRDALYDAEDLLEQIDYEFSKTELKAEFQSSASKVSSFQSEMLELLDELESLLNQKIVQDFKISSGFGSGLANNVSGKINESSSLVAQEVIYGRDEDKEMILKWLTSESNNHNQLSILSIVGMGGMGKTTLAQHVYNNPMIEGKFAIKAWVCVSDEFDVFKLTRAILEAIHKSTDDSRNLEIVQGRLKEELNGMKFLLVLDDVWNEDRDQWKLLQTPLKYGAKGSKILVTTRNNKVASTLESNNIHQLKQLQEDYSWQLFAKHAVQDDNSKLNYELKEIGMKIVEKCQGLPLALETVGCLLQSKSSTAEWEVVMRSNIWDLPIKNSKIIPALLLSYYHLPSHLKRCFAYCALFPKDYKFEKESLILSWMAQNFLQCSQQSESPEEIGEQYFNDLLSRSFFQQSVKYKDTCFVMHDLLNDLAKYVSGEICFRLGVDRPGSIPKTTRHFSTVKNRVECHEYRSLYDAKRLRTFLSISTDCGMSIQELISNFKFLRVLSLDLCDDIKEVPDNIGNLIHLRSLDLSGTDIERLPDSTCSLSNLQVLKLNNCFNLRELPSTLYELPNLRRLELMGTSLRKAPVLSRKLKNLQVWMSRFEVGKSSEFNIQQLGQLDLHGKLSIRNLENIVNPFDALAMDLKNKSHLVGLNLEWNLKRNNEDALKERDVLEYLQPSRHLEHLSIGDYGGTQFPPWLSDNSLSSVVSLTLVGCKYCQQLPSLGLLTFLKHLTIRGLDWIGRIDADFYGNSSSAFASLETLTFDDMKEWEEWQCMTGAFPSLQRLFVKNCPKLKGHLPEHLFHLKELTIDDCQQLVASIPKAVEIKGVNMKPSPFDMIGHLVSHTRLQTLSIYRCRGMNIPINHCYHLLVKLDIIQSCDSLTNFPLDLFPNLCDLGLNGCHNLQMISQRHPHGHLKSLTITECSEFESFPNEGLFAPQLETFWIEKLEKLKSMPKRMSALLPSLDDLSIHNCAEVEWSDGCLPSNLKEMHLLNCSKLVASLKKEVWGTNPSIEFLSIQEEDVESFPDDGEGLLPVSLTTLNIKDCPNLKQLHYRGLCHLSSLQTMILQNCPVLQYLPKELSESISTLQIEDCPLLKQRCKKQ; encoded by the coding sequence ATGCCAGTCATAGAAACGCTTGGTGGTGCTCTTTTTGGTGCTGTTCTCCAGGTCCTATTTTACAAGCTGGATTCTCATCAAATTCTGGACTACTTTTGTGAAAGAAATATCGACGAGAAGCTGCTGAAGAAGTTGAAGAGGAAGCTGATGGACATCAATGCTGTGATTGATGATGCAGAGCAAAAACAGTTCACTAATTCATTGGTCAAAGAATGGCTTGACGAGGTCAGAGACGCTTTGTATGACGCGGAGGATCTGTTGGAGCAAATCGACTATGAATTCTCCAAAACTGAGTTGAAAGCTGAATTCCAGAGCAGTGCTAGCAAGGTAAGCAGTTTTCAATCCGAGATGTTAGAACTCCTAGATGAACTAGAATCTCTCTTAAACCAAAAGATTGTTCAAGATTTCAAAATTTCTAGTGGTTTTGGATCTGGGTTGGCTAATAACGTGTCAGGGAAAATAAATGAATCCTCATCGTTGGTGGCTCAAGAGGTTATTTATGGCAGAGACGAGGACAAAGAAATGATCCTTAAGTGGCTTACTTCTGAGAGTAACAATCATAACCAACTGTCAATACTTTCTATTGTGGGTATGGGCGGGATGGGTAAGACCACACTTGCTCAACATGTATACAACAACCCTATGATAGAGGGTAAATTTGCTATCAAAGCCTGGGTCTGCGTTTCTGATGAATTCGATGTTTTCAAGTTGACTAGAGCAATTCTTGAGGCAATCCATAAGTCAACTGACGATAGCAGAAACCTAGAAATTGTTCAGGGACGATTGAAAGAAGAATTGAATGGAATGAAGTTCCTTCTGGTTCTAGATGATGTCTGGAACGAAGACAGAGACCAATGGAAATTATTGCAAACTCCTCTTAAATATGGGGCTAAGGGAAGTAAAATTCTTGTAACAACACGCAATAACAAAGTTGCTTCTACCTTGGAGTCAAACAATATACACCAACTAAAGCAATTACAAGAAGATTACAGCTGGCAACTTTTTGCTAAACATGCAGTTCAAGATGACAACTCGAAGTTGAATTATGAGTTGAAGGAGATTGGCATGAAGATAGTAGAAAAGTGCCAAGGACTACCCTTGGCCCTTGAAACAGTAGGATGTCTTTTACAGTCAAAGTCATCTACTGCAGAGTGGGAAGTTGTAATGAGAAGCAACATATGGGACTTACcgataaaaaatagtaaaatcatTCCTGCTTTGTTGTTGAGCTATTACCATCTTCCTTCTCATCTCAAGAGATGTTTTGCTTATTGTGCGTTATTCCCCAAAGACTATAAGTTTGAGAAGGAGAGCTTaattctctcatggatggctcAGAATTTCCTACAATGTTCCCAGCAGAGTGAGTCTCCAGAAGAAATAGGTGAACAATACTTCAATGATCTACTTTCAAGGTCATTCTTTCAGCAGTCAGTTAAGTACAAGGACACATGTTTCGTGATGCACGACCTTCTCAATGATTTAGCAAAATATGTTTCGGGCGAGATCTGCTTTAGGTTGGGTGTTGATAGACCAGGAAGCATCCCAAAGACAACCCGTCACTTTTCAACCGTAAAGAATCGTGTTGAATGTCATGAGTATAGGAGTTTATATGATGCTAAAAGGCTACGGACATTTCTTTCCATATCTACTGATTGCGGGATGTCGATACAAGAGTTGATCTCCAACTTTAAGTTCTTACGGGTCCTATCTTTGGATTTGTGTGATGACATAAAAGAGGTGCCTGACAACATAGGCAATCTTATACATCTTCGTTCACTAGACCTTTCGGGTACTGACATAGAGAGACTTCCCGATTCAACATGTTCACTTAGTAACTTGCAAGTGTTGAAGCTGAACAATTGTTTCAATTTGCGAGAGCTGCCCTCGACTTTGTATGAACTCCCAAATTTGCGCCGCCTTGAACTTATGGGAACTTCTTTAAGAAAGGCTCCAGTGCTTTCTAGAAAATTGAAGAATCTTCAAGTATGGATGAGTAGGTTTGAGGTTGGCAAAAGTAGTGAGTTCAATATTCAACAACTAGGACAACTTGATCTTCATGGAAAGCTATCAATTAGGAATCTTGAAAATATTGTGAATCCCTTTGATGCATTGGCAATGGATCTGAAGAATAAATCACATCTTGTGGGGTTAAATTTAGAATGGAATTTGAAGCGGAACAATGAAGATGCATTAAAAGAAAGAGATGTACTAGAATATCTGCAACCTTCCCGACATTTGGAGCACTTGTCAATTGGTGACTATGGTGGCACACAATTTCCACCTTGGTTATCTGATAATTCTCTATCGAGTGTGGTGTCCTTAACCTTGGTGGGTTGTAAATATTGCCAACAGTTGCCTTCCCTTGGACTTTTGACATTTCTCAAGCACTTGACAATTCGTGGCCTTGATTGGATTGGAAGGATAGATGCTGATTTTTACGGGAATAGCTCTTCTGCATTTGCATCCTTGGAAACATTGACCTTTGATGATATGAAGGAATGGGAAGAATGGCAATGCATGACGGGTGCTTTTCCAAGTCTTCAACGTCTTTTTGTGAAGAATTGTCCCAAACTGAAAGGGCACTTGCCAGAACACCTTTTTCATTTAAAAGAGCTAACTATTGATGACTGCCAACAACTTGTGGCTTCGATTCCCAAGGCTGTAGAAATTAAAGGTGTGAACATGAAGCCATCTCCATTTGATATGATTGGCCACCTCGTATCTCATACTCGTCTTCAAACCTTGAGTATTTACCGTTGTCGGGGCATGAATATTCCCATAAACCATTGCTACCATTTACTTGTAAAATTGGATATCATTCAATCTTGTGACTCTCTCACAAACTTTCCTCTAGACTTATTCCCAAATCTCTGCGACCTTGGTTTAAACGGATGTCATAACTTACAAATGATATCACAACGACATCCTCATGGTCATTTGAAGAGTCTGACTATTACAGAATGCTCTGAATTTGAATCATTTCCCAATGAAGGATTATTTGCACCTCAGCTAGAGACATTTTGGATTGAGAAATTGGAGAAACTCAAATCAATGCCTAAACGCATGTCTGCCCTCCTTCCATCTCTTGATGATTTGTCCATACACAATTGTGCAGAAGTGGAGTGGTCTGATGGATGTTTGCCATCAAATCTAAAAGAAATGCATCTCTTGAATTGTTCGAAACTTGTTGCCTCACTAAAGAAGGAGGTTTGGGGAACCAACCCTTCCATAGAATTTTTGTCAATTCAAGAAGAGGATGTGGAGAGTTTTCCTGATGATGGTGAAGGTTTGCTCCCAGTGTCTCTAACTACTCTAAACATAAAAGATTGTCCAAATCTAAAACAACTGCACTACAGGGGTCTCTGTCACCTCTCCTCTCTTCAGACAATGATTCTTCAAAATTGTCCTGTACTCCAATACTTGCCGAAGGAGCTGTCCGAATCCATTTCCACTCTCCAAATTGAAGACTGCCCGTTGCTCAAACAGCGGTGCAAGAAACAATAA